The following proteins are encoded in a genomic region of Neurospora crassa OR74A linkage group VI, whole genome shotgun sequence:
- a CDS encoding DUF572 domain-containing protein, with amino-acid sequence MQGFNMGKYVPPDAEGVYSGNQLSKKHPLGHRASKLASQGILTVRFELPFAVWCDHCQPHPTIIGQGVRFNAAKKKVGNYYSTPIWSFTIKHGQCGGEIEIRTDPKLTRYVVVSGGRARDTGTDEESLVKLGLEGSAGGGFEIQTEKERQEQRDAAFGKLEKTIADRERAEEAKVRIDELLEAQEKAWEDPYARNQKLRKAFRVGRKEREKEAERTEDLRERMGLGIELLPGTEEDERRARLIEFGGVPDVAQGRDDVVQKALARPLFGDDGKNGNTEEKKAGKKKDASKGKLKSEIAATKMREALVSEIVGNTRAAKDPFLDWGSRESTPKPRGALIPGLKRKRAAGEETPDPPPVGAASLMTSRVAEGRDAEETKSGKQTTGSGSTTQTSKPGLVAYDSDSD; translated from the coding sequence ATGCAAGGCTTCAACATGGGCAAATACGTCCCTCCAGACGCGGAAGGCGTCTACTCAGGCAACCAGCTCAGCAAAAAGCACCCCCTCGGCCACCGCGCCTCCAAGCTCGCCAGCCAGGGCATCCTCACCGTGCGCTTCGAGCTCCCCTTTGCCGTCTGGTGCGACCACTGCCAGCCTCACCCCACCATCATCGGCCAAGGGGTACGGTTCAACgcggccaagaagaaagTCGGCAATTACTACTCCACTCCCATCTGGAGTTTCACCATCAAGCATGGGCAATGTGGCGGGGAGATTGAGATTCGGACAGACCCCAAATTGACGAGGTATGTGGTTGTGAGTGGGGGGCGGGCAAGGGATACGGGGACGGATGAGGAGAGTTTGGTCAAACTGGGTCTGGAAGGGagtgctggtggtgggtttgAGATACAGACGGAAAAGGAACGGCAGGAACAGAGAGATGCGGCGTTTGGGAAGCTGGAGAAGACGATTGCGGACCGTGAGAGGGCGGAGGAAGCGAAAGTAAGGATTGATGAGTTGCTAGAGGCGCAGGAGAAGGCTTGGGAGGATCCGTATGCGAGGAATCAGAAGCTGAGGAAGGCGTTTAGggtggggaggaaggagagggagaaggaggcggagaggacGGAAGATCTCAGGGAGAGGATGGGGTTGGGGATTGAGTTGTTGCCGGGcacggaagaggatgaaaggAGGGCGAGGCTGATTGAGTTTGGGGGTGTGCCGGATGTTGCTCAGGGCAGGGATGACGTAGTGCAGAAGGCATTGGCGAGACCGCTGTTTGGGGATGATGGTAAGAACGGCAATacggaggagaaaaaggccgggaagaagaaggatgcgTCCAAGGGAAAGCTCAAGTCGGAGATTGCTGCTACCAAGATGCGGGAGGCGTTGGTTTCCGAGATTGTGGGTAATACCCGCGCGGCCAAGGATCCGTTTCTCGACTGGGGGAGTAGGGAGTCGACACCCAAGCCGCGAGGAGCTTTGATACCCGGGCTCAAGAGGAAACGAGCTGCCGGAGAAGAGACTCCCGATCCACCACCTGTGGGTGCAGCGTCATTGATGACTAGTCGTGTTGCCGAAGGCAGGGATGCTGAGGAAACCAAGAGCGGAAAGCAGACGACAGGGAGTGGCTCAACTACACAAACGAGCAAACCCGGACTCGTGGCTTACGATTCTGACTCGGATTGA